The genomic interval AGGTGCGGCCAGGTTTTCCGGTGGGGAAGGCATTTTTTATGGTAATGGTTATGTCTACTTCACTTGTAAGAGTGGCGGTAGTACGGGAGATGGTCAAATTTGGCGTTATTCACCTACTAACAATACTGTTGAACTGTATATTGAACCTAACAATTCTGGCTTTTTAGATAATCCCGACAATATTATTGTTTTCCCCAACCGTGACATCTTCCTTTGTGAAGATGGAGATGGAACAGATCATATTTTGGGCATTACACCCAGTGGCAGTCTTTACAAGTTTGCCAGGAATGCTCTCAATACATCAGAGTTTGCTGGAGTTTGTTTCTCACCTGATGGGCAAACCATGTTTGTAAATATGCAGACCCCAGGAATTACCTTTGCGATTTGGGGTGCTTGGTAAAACTAGACCCGCCCAACATAAACCTGTGCAGTTGAAATAAATAATATTTCAACTACACAGGACTTACGCACCAAGATTGTCTATGAAGATTGGGTGTAAGGGGAAGTGGTATAAGGGTTTTAGATACATACACCCCTGTACCCCTACACCCTTGCCAATGCCATATCCACTGCTCCTACACGCAATGCCACACGCTTGTACTTACTGGCATCATAAGCAACACCAGCGTGCATAACTTGGGAGTTATCCCAAACAACCAAATCTCCAGGCTGCCAAACATGAGCATAAACGGGTGTACGTTCTAAAATCTGTTGAAAGAGTTCGTGCCAAAACTGTTTTGCCAAACTCAATTCATCTTCCATCCCTACAAGTATGGATGTATCTGAACCTAAATATAAGCCCTTATGCCCAGTGACTTTATGAGTGGACACAATCGGATGTTTTTTCATCGGCACATCTGCTCCTAGCTTAGAGGTTCCTGGTGGCAGATGATACATTGACATTTGCTCTAATTGTCGCTGATATTCAGGCGCAAAATTTTGATAAGCTTCTACCATATCAAGAAATTCTGTGGTGTGGGGTTGACCATCAATTCCTTGTGCTGGTATTTCCACGCTATACAACATCACCACATACAAAGAATTCATCTCTAGACCTGCTGTTCTGGGCAGATGGTCTTTGTCATGATGCCATTGCCAAGCAA from Aulosira sp. FACHB-615 carries:
- a CDS encoding TauD/TfdA family dioxygenase; this translates as MPQTVQQHHRLGTEVLQGCNLTQLTNQQIQEFKQSLWANGVVVLRNQHLTASQLQEFANRAFGESGFKYLPQPLDPEIDPNLQSPGVGILGNPKTNSSEILGKFAWQWHHDKDHLPRTAGLEMNSLYVVMLYSVEIPAQGIDGQPHTTEFLDMVEAYQNFAPEYQRQLEQMSMYHLPPGTSKLGADVPMKKHPIVSTHKVTGHKGLYLGSDTSILVGMEDELSLAKQFWHELFQQILERTPVYAHVWQPGDLVVWDNSQVMHAGVAYDASKYKRVALRVGAVDMALARV